A section of the Deltaproteobacteria bacterium genome encodes:
- the tkt gene encoding transketolase produces the protein MPDQKILEEQCINTIRFLAADAVEKAKSGHPGMPMGAAAMAYSLWTKHLKHNPANPLWADRDRFVLSAGHASMLLYAMLHLTGYNLSLSDLESFRQWDSKTPGHPERDNRTGVEVTTGPLGQGLSNAVGMAIAEAHLAARYNRPGHRIVDHFTYVFAGDGDLMEGVTSEACSLAGHLGLGKLIVLYDDNCISLAGSTALTFTEDAGKRFEAYGWHITCVEDGNDATWIDCALQDAKAETTRPSIIFVRTTIGCGAPHKEGTFEAHGSPLGTEELLAAKKFLGWPVEPAFFIPTDALAFFRNSLEHGREWEGRWAKDFSRYRDDFPDPAAEFMRVMEGRLPDGWESQLPLYPDGSKDIATRKASETVMQALAPLMPELMGGSADLNPSTFTWLKGFGDFQRPGTPDGDMQGAVGGEWGYGGRNIHFGVREHAMGAIAVGMALHGGCIPYTATFLTFSDYMRPPIRLAALMGLRVIFVFTHDSIGLGEDGPTHQPVEQIMNLRAVPNMTVIRPADANETVEAWKNALLNQKGPTALIFTRQNLPVLSRAELSPASGLQRGGYILRDSTPGKPDILLIGTGSEVPITLEAGKRLSSEGLRVRVVSLPSWELFDRQPAEYRNYVLPPDVRVRIAVEAGIKLGWEHYVGLDGAVVGMDSFGASAPSKVLYEKFGITAEHLMKVVKALMK, from the coding sequence ATGCCTGACCAGAAGATATTAGAAGAACAATGCATTAATACCATACGCTTTCTCGCCGCTGATGCCGTAGAGAAGGCTAAATCGGGACATCCCGGTATGCCCATGGGCGCGGCGGCAATGGCCTATAGTCTCTGGACAAAACACCTGAAACATAATCCTGCAAATCCCCTATGGGCAGATCGGGATCGCTTCGTTCTTTCGGCAGGGCACGCCTCGATGCTCCTTTATGCGATGCTTCATCTCACCGGGTACAATCTGTCTCTCTCAGATTTGGAGTCATTTCGCCAGTGGGACAGCAAGACCCCCGGCCACCCGGAACGTGACAACCGGACAGGCGTTGAGGTAACTACAGGACCCCTCGGCCAGGGTCTCAGCAATGCGGTGGGCATGGCTATCGCAGAGGCTCACCTTGCGGCACGATATAATCGTCCCGGTCACAGGATCGTCGACCACTTCACGTACGTATTTGCCGGTGACGGAGACCTGATGGAAGGTGTTACATCCGAGGCGTGTTCACTGGCCGGGCACCTCGGCCTTGGCAAACTGATCGTCCTATATGACGACAACTGCATTTCGCTTGCCGGGTCAACGGCGCTTACTTTTACCGAAGACGCAGGAAAAAGATTCGAGGCGTACGGGTGGCACATAACCTGCGTTGAAGACGGAAATGACGCCACGTGGATTGATTGCGCCTTACAAGATGCGAAGGCGGAAACGACCCGTCCTTCAATTATTTTTGTTCGTACCACCATCGGTTGCGGGGCGCCGCATAAAGAAGGCACGTTTGAAGCCCATGGCTCACCACTTGGTACGGAGGAGTTGCTGGCGGCAAAGAAATTCCTTGGCTGGCCTGTCGAACCCGCTTTTTTCATTCCCACTGATGCACTTGCCTTTTTCCGGAATTCACTTGAACACGGCCGGGAATGGGAAGGGCGCTGGGCGAAGGATTTCAGCCGGTATCGCGATGACTTTCCCGATCCGGCCGCCGAATTTATGCGCGTCATGGAAGGACGGCTTCCCGACGGGTGGGAATCGCAGCTTCCTCTCTATCCGGACGGATCCAAGGACATAGCGACCCGCAAGGCATCAGAAACCGTAATGCAGGCACTTGCTCCCCTCATGCCGGAGCTTATGGGAGGCTCGGCAGATCTCAACCCGTCTACCTTTACCTGGCTCAAGGGGTTTGGCGATTTCCAGCGTCCCGGTACGCCGGATGGGGATATGCAGGGTGCTGTCGGCGGTGAATGGGGCTACGGCGGCCGTAATATCCATTTCGGTGTGCGTGAACACGCCATGGGCGCCATTGCCGTCGGTATGGCCCTCCACGGAGGGTGCATTCCCTATACGGCTACGTTTTTAACATTCTCCGACTACATGCGGCCGCCTATCCGCCTGGCCGCCCTTATGGGGCTCCGCGTGATCTTTGTCTTCACGCATGACAGCATCGGTCTCGGAGAAGACGGCCCGACACATCAGCCTGTCGAGCAGATCATGAATCTGCGCGCCGTACCCAACATGACCGTTATCCGTCCCGCTGACGCCAATGAAACAGTAGAGGCATGGAAGAACGCACTTCTCAATCAGAAAGGCCCTACCGCGCTTATCTTTACCCGTCAGAACCTCCCCGTCCTGAGCCGGGCAGAACTCTCACCGGCAAGCGGCCTCCAGAGGGGGGGTTACATACTCCGGGATTCCACCCCCGGTAAGCCCGATATACTATTGATCGGTACCGGATCGGAAGTGCCGATCACCCTGGAAGCAGGCAAAAGGCTTTCTTCTGAGGGCTTACGGGTAAGGGTTGTTTCCCTTCCGAGTTGGGAACTGTTTGACCGTCAACCGGCAGAATACCGTAATTATGTGCTCCCTCCCGATGTCAGGGTCAGGATTGCCGTAGAAGCGGGTATTAAGCTGGGCTGGGAACATTATGTGGGGCTGGATGGAGCGGTTGTTGGGATGGACAGTTTCGGCGCCAGCGCCCCTTCCAAGGTGCTGTATGAGAA